One Tachysurus fulvidraco isolate hzauxx_2018 chromosome 2, HZAU_PFXX_2.0, whole genome shotgun sequence DNA segment encodes these proteins:
- the tmem183a gene encoding transmembrane protein 183A, translating to MPKKGNRKRLKFRANDVCPESVTVADYANADPAIVKSGRLKKAVANAFEKKVKLLCGVEASQGPVQEVLSSTAKDENDSSEELDSEGGNEEIRGSRKKKNKRRKENGEGADGEEYPIDIWLVIAAYIRPEDVCRFALICKNAWAVTCTAVFWTRLYKRHYSLDADLPSRLQPGSLLKMLCLRARVIRSLFHLYEPFSLRVSKSPPLPESTPNTLLNSKCLLFWVNKVTGARSEPMWEFNFKFEKQHTKVKNGCTHSLQLPRQYKDVNTNPDSDCYLLRVTTLNFIFTSVVMGMTLSLFTINVSTDMRHHRVRLEFQDSPILRGKKLRGEQGIQVVLDPVYSVRLMDWWHPQFPMAVCS from the exons ATGCCCAAGAAAGGGAACAGAAAACGGCTGAAATTTCGAGCCAACGATGTTTGCCCAGAGTCAG TAACGGTGGCTGACTATGCCAACGCCGATCCTGCCATCGTCAAGTCTGGAAGACTAAAAAAAGCTGTTGCGAATGCGTTTGAAAAAAAGG TAAAACTGCTGTGTGGGGTGGAGGCTTCCCAAGGTCCTGTACAGGAAGTTCTGTCGTCAACGGCTAAAGATGAGAATGACAGCAGTGAGGAATTGGACTCCGAAGGAGGTAACGAAGAAATCAGAGGGTCACgtaagaagaagaacaagagaCGCAAAG AAAACGGCGAAGGCGCAGATGGGGAAGAGTATCCCATTGACATATGGCTTGTTATTGCTGCCTATATCCGGCCTGAAGATGTCTGCAGGTTTGCATTGATCTGTAAGAATGCCTGGGCAGTCACATGCACCGCAGTGTTTTGGACCAGACTGTATAAGAG acATTACAGTCTTGATGCAGACCTTCCTTCTCGCCTTCAGCCTGGCTCTCTTTTGAAGATGCTTTGTCTTCGTGCCCGTGTAATCCGCTCCCTCTTTCATCTCTATGAGCCATTCAGTCTTCGAGTGTCCAAGAGTCCACCGCTTCCTGAATCAACTCCAAACACGCTACTAAATTCCAAG TGTTTGCTGTTTTGGGTCAACAAAGTCACCGGCGCTAGATCCGAGCCCATGTGGGAATTCAACTTCAAGTTCGAAAAGCAG CACACCAAGGTGAAAAATGGCTGCACTCACAGTTTACAGCTGCCCAGGCAGTATAAGGACGTCAATACAAACCCGGATTCGGACTGCTACCTGCTGCGCGTCACCACCCTCAACTTCATCTTCACTTCTGTTGTCATGGGCATGACGCTGTCCCTG TTTACCATTAATGTGAGCACAGACATGCGGCACCACCGTGTGCGCTTGGAGTTCCAGGATTCCCCGATACTTCGGGGAAAAAAGCTTCGAGGGGAGCAAGGCATACAGGTGGTGCTTGACCCTGTCTACAGTGTGCGTCTCATGGACTGGTGGCACCCTCAATTCCCCATGGCAGTTTGCAGTTAA